A single region of the Streptomyces caelestis genome encodes:
- the cobN gene encoding cobaltochelatase subunit CobN: MSTVLLLSTADTDLLAARAAAGASYRIGNPTRVDVQEELPALLEGADIAVVRLLGGKRAWEDGLAALKASGVPTVLLGGEAVPDAELMAESSVPAGVVAEALKYLVEGGPDNLTELARFLSDTVLLTGEGFAAPQRMPEYGVRGERAHTEGRPTVGVLFYRAHELSGNTAFVDTLCDVIEARGANALAVYCGSLRGADAGLYEILGRADALVATVLAAGGTHASQASAGGDEESWDIGALAELNIPVLQGLCLTSSRRAWEASDAALSPMDAAMQVAIPEFDGRLITVPFSFKEQVVEKGADVPVYVADPERAARVAGIAVRHARLKHKANADKRLALVFTAYPTKHSRVGNAVGLDTPASAVRVLDTLRDAGYVVEGHPDNGDELIHRLIEAGGHDVEWLTDDQLAAAPARVPLADYRAWFDKLDPGLRDGMLQAWGEPPGGLYVDGDDIVLASLQFGNVVVMIQPPRGFGENPIAIYHDPDMPPSHHYMAAYRWLENSFGADAIVHMGKHGTMEWLPGKGLGLSGGCAPDAVLGELPLVYPFIVNDPGEGTQAKRRGHATVVDHLVPPMARADTYGDLAKLEQLLDEYALVSDLDPAKAPAVRAQIWTLVKAAELHHDLHVDEQPDDDAFDEFVMHIDGYLCEIKDVQIRDGLHILGGGPVGEPRVNLVLAVLRASQVWGGQADALPGLRAALAEHFGLVEKELLAEPGAPVKVPVELTGLVAGPARSAADVIDLLEQLCRRIAEGMEERGWAVAEVPALVREVVGSELPEAVAVLEFACTEVVPRLARTTDEIGHILRALDGGYVPAGPSGSPTRGLVNVLPTGRNFYSVDPKAIPSRLSWEVGQSLADSLVQRYLTDTGAYPKSVGLTVWGTSAMRTQGDDIAEILALLGCRPVWDDASRRVTGFEVISPEELGRPRIDVTVRISGFFRDAFPHVVGLIDDAVRTVAELDEPAERNYVRAHADEDTAEHGDRRRATARIFGSKPGAYGAGLLPLIDARNWRSDADLAEVYAVWGGYAYGRGLEGRAARGDMETAFRRIAVAAKNVDTREHDLVDADDYFQYHGGMVAMVRHLTGASPEAYVGDSAVPDQVKTRTLGEETHRVFRARVVNPRWMAAMRRHGYKGAFELAATVDYLFGYDATAGVVDDWMYEKLSAEYVFDPENREFMKTSNPWALRGITERLLEAADRGLWAEPDAETLGRLRATYLELEGDLEGDDK, from the coding sequence ATGAGCACTGTGTTGTTGTTGTCGACCGCCGACACGGACCTGCTGGCGGCCCGGGCCGCCGCCGGTGCCTCGTACCGGATCGGCAACCCGACCCGCGTGGACGTCCAGGAGGAGCTTCCGGCCCTCCTCGAAGGCGCGGACATCGCGGTCGTACGGCTGCTCGGCGGCAAGCGGGCCTGGGAGGACGGGCTCGCCGCGCTGAAGGCGTCCGGCGTCCCGACCGTGCTGCTGGGCGGAGAGGCCGTGCCCGACGCGGAGCTGATGGCCGAGTCGTCGGTTCCGGCCGGTGTCGTGGCCGAGGCGCTGAAGTACCTCGTGGAGGGCGGGCCGGACAACCTCACCGAGCTGGCGCGGTTCCTGTCCGACACCGTGCTGCTCACGGGCGAGGGCTTCGCCGCGCCGCAGCGGATGCCGGAGTACGGCGTCCGCGGCGAGCGCGCGCACACCGAGGGCCGGCCGACGGTCGGCGTGCTCTTCTACCGGGCGCACGAGCTGAGCGGCAACACCGCCTTCGTGGACACCCTGTGCGACGTGATCGAGGCGCGGGGCGCCAACGCGCTTGCCGTGTACTGCGGTTCGCTGCGCGGGGCCGACGCGGGGCTGTACGAGATCCTCGGGCGGGCGGACGCCCTCGTCGCCACCGTCCTCGCCGCCGGCGGCACCCACGCCTCGCAGGCCTCGGCGGGCGGTGACGAGGAGTCCTGGGACATCGGCGCCCTCGCCGAGCTGAACATCCCCGTGCTGCAAGGGCTGTGCCTGACGTCCTCGCGGCGCGCCTGGGAGGCGTCCGACGCCGCCCTGTCCCCCATGGACGCCGCGATGCAGGTGGCGATCCCGGAGTTCGACGGGCGGCTGATCACCGTGCCGTTCTCCTTCAAGGAGCAGGTCGTCGAGAAGGGCGCCGACGTGCCCGTGTACGTCGCCGATCCGGAGCGGGCCGCGCGGGTCGCCGGGATCGCCGTACGGCACGCGCGGTTGAAGCACAAGGCGAACGCCGACAAGAGGCTCGCGCTCGTCTTCACCGCGTACCCGACCAAGCACTCGCGGGTCGGCAACGCCGTCGGGCTGGACACCCCGGCCTCGGCGGTGCGGGTGCTGGACACGCTGCGGGACGCCGGGTATGTCGTCGAGGGGCACCCGGACAACGGGGACGAGCTCATCCACCGGCTGATCGAGGCCGGCGGTCACGACGTCGAGTGGCTGACGGACGATCAGCTGGCCGCCGCGCCCGCGCGCGTGCCGCTCGCCGACTACCGGGCGTGGTTCGACAAGCTCGACCCCGGGCTGCGCGACGGGATGCTTCAGGCGTGGGGCGAGCCGCCGGGCGGCCTGTACGTGGACGGCGACGACATCGTGCTCGCCTCCCTGCAGTTCGGGAACGTCGTCGTGATGATCCAGCCGCCGCGCGGCTTCGGGGAGAACCCGATCGCGATCTACCACGACCCGGACATGCCGCCCTCCCACCACTACATGGCGGCCTACCGGTGGCTGGAGAACAGTTTCGGCGCCGACGCGATCGTCCACATGGGCAAGCACGGCACGATGGAGTGGCTGCCGGGCAAGGGACTGGGTCTGAGTGGAGGGTGCGCGCCGGACGCCGTGCTGGGCGAACTCCCCCTGGTGTACCCCTTCATCGTCAACGACCCCGGCGAGGGCACCCAGGCCAAGCGCCGCGGGCACGCCACGGTCGTCGACCACCTGGTGCCGCCGATGGCCCGCGCCGACACCTACGGCGACCTGGCCAAGCTGGAGCAGCTCCTCGACGAGTACGCGCTCGTCTCCGACCTGGATCCGGCGAAGGCCCCGGCCGTGCGCGCGCAGATCTGGACCCTCGTCAAGGCCGCCGAGCTGCACCACGACCTGCATGTCGACGAGCAGCCGGACGACGACGCGTTCGACGAGTTCGTCATGCACATCGACGGCTATCTGTGCGAGATCAAGGACGTGCAGATCCGCGACGGGCTGCACATCCTGGGCGGCGGCCCGGTCGGTGAACCGCGCGTCAACCTCGTGCTGGCGGTGCTGCGCGCCTCGCAGGTGTGGGGCGGGCAGGCCGACGCGCTGCCGGGGCTCCGGGCGGCGCTGGCGGAGCACTTCGGGCTGGTGGAGAAGGAGTTGCTGGCCGAGCCGGGCGCTCCGGTGAAGGTGCCGGTGGAGCTGACGGGCCTGGTGGCGGGTCCGGCACGCTCCGCCGCCGACGTGATCGACCTGCTGGAGCAGCTGTGCCGGCGGATCGCGGAGGGCATGGAGGAGCGCGGCTGGGCGGTCGCCGAGGTCCCGGCGCTGGTCCGGGAGGTGGTCGGCAGCGAACTGCCCGAGGCCGTGGCGGTGCTGGAGTTCGCCTGCACCGAGGTCGTGCCGCGGCTGGCGAGGACCACCGACGAGATCGGGCACATCCTGCGGGCGCTGGACGGCGGTTATGTCCCGGCGGGTCCCTCCGGCTCGCCGACCCGCGGCCTGGTCAACGTCCTGCCGACGGGGCGCAACTTCTACTCCGTCGACCCCAAGGCGATTCCGTCCCGGCTGAGCTGGGAGGTCGGGCAGTCGCTCGCGGACTCGCTGGTGCAGCGGTATCTGACCGACACGGGCGCGTACCCGAAGTCCGTCGGCCTGACGGTGTGGGGCACCTCGGCCATGCGCACCCAGGGCGACGACATCGCCGAGATCCTGGCGCTGCTGGGCTGCCGGCCGGTGTGGGACGACGCCTCGCGCCGGGTGACCGGGTTCGAGGTGATCTCCCCGGAGGAGCTGGGCCGGCCGCGCATCGACGTGACGGTCCGTATCTCGGGCTTCTTCCGGGACGCGTTCCCGCACGTGGTGGGGCTGATCGACGACGCCGTCCGGACGGTCGCCGAGCTGGACGAGCCCGCCGAGCGGAACTACGTCCGGGCCCACGCCGACGAGGACACCGCCGAGCACGGCGACCGGCGCCGGGCGACCGCCCGGATCTTCGGCTCCAAGCCGGGGGCGTACGGGGCCGGTCTGCTGCCGCTGATCGACGCGCGCAACTGGCGCTCCGACGCGGACCTCGCCGAGGTGTACGCGGTGTGGGGCGGCTACGCCTACGGGCGGGGTCTGGAGGGGCGGGCCGCGCGCGGGGACATGGAGACGGCGTTCCGGCGGATCGCGGTCGCCGCGAAGAACGTCGACACGCGGGAGCACGACCTCGTCGACGCGGACGACTACTTCCAGTACCACGGCGGCATGGTCGCCATGGTCCGCCATCTGACGGGCGCGAGCCCCGAGGCGTACGTCGGCGACTCGGCCGTACCGGACCAGGTGAAGACCCGCACGCTGGGCGAGGAGACGCACCGCGTCTTCCGCGCCCGGGTGGTCAACCCGCGCTGGATGGCGGCCATGCGGCGGCACGGCTACAAGGGCGCCTTCGAGCTGGCCGCGACCGTGGACTACCTCTTCGGGTACGACGCCACGGCCGGGGTCGTGGACGACTGGATGTACGAGAAACTCAGCG